In Gimesia benthica, a single window of DNA contains:
- a CDS encoding CNNM domain-containing protein — MIALIDTIAIWFPGALALLALICASGFFSGSETAIFYLSRAELRQFSKGKSSEQIVAALAADADRLLTAVLFWNLLINLSYFAVAGVIAKELADEGQTAAAGFFTVGSLLAIILFGEVLPKSLSIVFRKKIAIMVSWPLAFSIRVLDPVIPLLQKISRMMRRTFWPHIQKESYLHSEDLERAVDASGASEEVIRHERQILHNILDLSEILVEEAMRPRGTYLTFNMPLQLEDLTRITPNTDYIILRKQGVDSEEIDRIISLSELSSFSTSSLNKKSKRVIHVPWCSNLADVYTRFQAEECNFASVVDEYGETIGIVAFDDIIDTILSPEPSRARRILRRDPVREVEPGVYHVEGITTLRYLCRKLQQEYEIADDGLLTVAGMFHEKLERIPEVGDVCDWQGYQLEVIEVRKLGHLVAELKPQPPVESEEKED; from the coding sequence ATGATCGCATTAATTGATACGATTGCAATCTGGTTTCCCGGAGCCCTGGCTCTGCTGGCTCTGATCTGTGCCTCCGGATTCTTTTCCGGTAGTGAGACTGCCATCTTCTATCTCTCTCGTGCTGAGCTCCGGCAGTTTAGCAAGGGAAAGTCCAGCGAACAGATTGTTGCTGCTCTGGCCGCCGATGCGGATCGCCTGTTGACGGCGGTTCTATTCTGGAACCTGCTGATTAACCTGTCCTACTTTGCGGTCGCCGGTGTGATAGCCAAGGAATTAGCAGACGAGGGACAGACTGCTGCGGCCGGATTTTTCACGGTGGGCAGCCTGCTGGCGATCATTCTGTTTGGGGAAGTGCTTCCCAAAAGTCTTTCGATTGTGTTTCGCAAGAAGATTGCGATCATGGTCAGCTGGCCACTGGCATTTTCGATTCGCGTACTGGATCCGGTGATTCCGCTGTTACAGAAAATCAGTCGTATGATGCGACGGACTTTCTGGCCGCATATTCAGAAAGAGTCGTACCTGCATTCCGAAGACCTGGAACGTGCCGTCGATGCGTCAGGTGCCAGTGAAGAAGTGATTCGCCACGAGCGGCAGATCCTGCATAACATTCTGGACCTTTCGGAAATCCTCGTTGAAGAGGCGATGCGTCCCCGGGGGACCTATCTCACATTTAACATGCCTCTGCAACTGGAAGACCTGACCCGGATTACCCCCAATACCGATTACATCATCCTGCGTAAGCAGGGGGTGGACTCGGAAGAGATCGATCGCATTATTTCCTTATCCGAGCTGTCTTCGTTTTCGACTTCTTCGCTGAATAAGAAGTCGAAGCGGGTCATTCATGTGCCCTGGTGTTCTAACCTGGCAGACGTCTACACCCGGTTTCAGGCAGAAGAGTGTAACTTCGCCTCTGTCGTCGACGAATATGGGGAAACGATCGGCATCGTCGCCTTTGATGATATCATTGATACCATTTTGTCTCCGGAACCGAGTCGGGCCAGACGCATTTTACGCCGTGATCCGGTACGTGAAGTCGAGCCGGGCGTGTACCACGTCGAGGGAATTACGACCCTGCGTTACCTCTGTCGCAAGCTGCAGCAGGAATATGAAATTGCCGATGACGGTCTGCTGACCGTAGCCGGTATGTTCCACGAAAAACTGGAACGCATTCCTGAAGTAGGCGATGTCTGCGACTGGCAGGGTTATCAACTGGAAGTGATCGAAGTCCGCAAGCTGGGTCATCTGGTGGCAGAACTCAAGCCTCAGCCACCCGTTGAATCTGAAGAGAAAGAAGATTGA
- a CDS encoding inositol-3-phosphate synthase has product MTQQRIGIWIIGAWGGVATTAAVGLSALTKGLTGTSGLVSENPYFKKLNLRDWDQFVIGGHEIRDTSFVEAAKYFSENSGVFHPALLQAVEEDLKAFDENVKPGTLIHVGDTIRSLAGDAVRKFDTETLQETLARLTADIKEFQEKHDLGHVVVVNLASTEPPVDEAAKSLSLAELKDALENGVTSPVPASSLYAIAAMEAGCSHLNFTPSAATDLPAMIELAEEKQVLHGGRDGKTGETLMKSVLAPMFAHRNLNVMSWVGHNIFGNLDGKVLDDPVNKSNKVHSKDHLLTEILGYKPQTLVSIEYIESMGDWKTAWDHIHFQGFLDTKMALQFTWQGTDSILAAPLMLDMVRFTEREWRRGGRSGVMSYLSSFFKSPMQATTPEFERQYQQLEAWADAVSEE; this is encoded by the coding sequence ATGACGCAACAACGTATCGGGATTTGGATTATCGGAGCATGGGGCGGTGTGGCTACCACAGCCGCAGTGGGGCTTTCCGCATTGACGAAAGGCCTGACCGGCACCAGCGGTCTTGTTTCAGAAAATCCCTACTTTAAGAAACTGAATCTGCGCGACTGGGATCAGTTCGTCATCGGCGGTCACGAAATCCGCGATACCTCGTTTGTCGAAGCCGCGAAATACTTCAGTGAAAACTCAGGCGTGTTCCACCCCGCGCTGTTGCAGGCCGTCGAAGAAGATCTCAAGGCCTTCGATGAAAACGTCAAGCCGGGAACGCTGATCCATGTCGGAGATACGATTCGATCTCTCGCCGGTGATGCCGTTCGTAAGTTCGATACAGAAACTCTGCAGGAAACGCTGGCCCGTCTGACTGCGGATATCAAAGAGTTCCAGGAAAAGCATGATCTGGGCCACGTCGTTGTGGTCAACCTGGCTTCTACCGAACCGCCGGTCGATGAAGCAGCGAAATCGCTCAGCCTGGCTGAACTCAAAGACGCCCTCGAAAACGGAGTGACATCTCCGGTTCCCGCCAGTTCGCTGTATGCGATTGCCGCGATGGAAGCCGGCTGTTCGCATCTCAACTTCACTCCTTCCGCAGCCACCGATCTGCCGGCGATGATCGAACTGGCAGAAGAAAAGCAAGTTTTACACGGAGGTCGGGACGGTAAGACCGGTGAGACTCTGATGAAGAGTGTACTGGCCCCGATGTTTGCTCATCGTAACCTCAACGTGATGAGCTGGGTCGGACATAACATCTTCGGTAACCTGGACGGCAAAGTGCTGGACGACCCAGTCAATAAGTCGAACAAGGTCCATTCAAAAGATCATCTGCTGACCGAAATCCTGGGATACAAACCGCAGACATTGGTCTCCATTGAATACATTGAATCGATGGGTGACTGGAAGACCGCCTGGGACCACATTCACTTTCAGGGCTTCCTCGATACCAAAATGGCGCTGCAGTTCACCTGGCAGGGAACCGACTCGATCCTGGCTGCTCCCCTGATGCTCGATATGGTTCGCTTTACCGAACGGGAATGGCGGCGTGGTGGTCGCAGTGGTGTGATGTCGTATCTGAGTTCGTTCTTCAAGAGCCCGATGCAGGCAACCACGCCCGAATTTGAACGACAGTACCAGCAGCTGGAAGCCTGGGCCGACGCCGTTTCCGAGGAATAG
- a CDS encoding multidrug effflux MFS transporter codes for MSVKREPVAISFAEFVAMMALMQSLVALSIDAMLPALTEIGQDLGAREANDSQLIVSFLFLGLAFGQGVYGPLSDTTGRKPAVYLGFGLFLTGSLFSLFATDLNVMLGGRFLQGLGLAAPRCVIVAIVRDQYEGPAMARVMSFVMTIFIFVPAIAPTLGQGILLIAHWRAIFAALLVCGLLTLAWFALRLPETLSVERRIPFSIARIKSAVIEVCSHRVSLGYTISLGLISSAFLGYLSSAQQIFQKQYKLGTMFPLYFAILALCIGSASFVNGRLVMRFGMQNLSRWSKKFSTVISLLFFVYVLSTGGQPPLWTMMGYMMIILFCFGIMYGNLNAMAMEPLGHIAGIGAAVMGALSTLISVPCGILIGHSYNGTVIPVISGFMLSGVLIVVVMHWVESAPTQATEETA; via the coding sequence TTGAGTGTGAAACGAGAACCCGTCGCGATTTCCTTTGCGGAATTTGTGGCGATGATGGCTTTGATGCAGTCGCTGGTCGCACTTTCGATCGATGCGATGCTGCCTGCCCTGACAGAAATCGGTCAGGATCTCGGTGCCCGAGAGGCCAATGACAGTCAGCTGATTGTCTCGTTTCTGTTTCTGGGGCTCGCGTTCGGGCAGGGCGTGTATGGTCCACTCTCAGACACCACCGGCCGAAAACCAGCTGTCTACCTTGGATTCGGTCTGTTTCTGACAGGTAGCCTGTTTTCACTGTTTGCTACAGATCTGAACGTCATGCTCGGGGGACGGTTTCTCCAGGGACTCGGGCTGGCAGCGCCCCGGTGTGTTATCGTGGCAATCGTTCGCGATCAGTACGAAGGCCCCGCAATGGCCCGGGTCATGTCGTTTGTGATGACGATCTTCATTTTCGTTCCGGCAATCGCCCCTACCCTGGGGCAGGGGATTTTACTGATCGCACACTGGCGCGCCATCTTTGCTGCACTCTTGGTCTGCGGACTGCTGACCCTCGCCTGGTTTGCGCTGCGTCTGCCCGAAACTCTGAGTGTAGAGCGGCGGATTCCCTTCTCGATCGCACGCATCAAGTCTGCTGTGATTGAAGTCTGCTCACACCGCGTTTCGCTGGGTTACACGATTTCTCTGGGGTTGATTTCCAGTGCGTTCCTGGGATATCTGAGTTCCGCCCAGCAGATCTTTCAGAAACAGTACAAACTGGGAACCATGTTTCCGCTGTACTTCGCCATCCTGGCCCTCTGTATCGGCAGTGCTTCGTTTGTGAACGGGCGACTGGTTATGCGGTTCGGGATGCAGAACCTGTCGCGGTGGTCCAAAAAGTTTTCGACGGTCATCTCCCTGCTGTTCTTCGTGTACGTTCTGAGTACGGGAGGACAACCCCCGCTGTGGACGATGATGGGTTATATGATGATCATTCTGTTCTGCTTCGGAATCATGTATGGCAATCTGAATGCGATGGCAATGGAGCCACTGGGGCATATCGCCGGCATCGGAGCGGCAGTGATGGGCGCACTATCCACGCTGATCTCAGTTCCCTGTGGGATTCTGATTGGTCACAGTTATAACGGCACCGTCATTCCCGTCATAAGTGGATTCATGCTGTCCGGAGTGCTGATTGTGGTTGTGATGCACTGGGTGGAATCCGCGCCGACACAGGCTACGGAAGAGACTGCCTGA
- a CDS encoding phosphohexomutase domain-containing protein — protein sequence MNQPSPSITPKQALDLAQNAVSEKQLSESAFENLKRWVTEPQYASYQPALLQLIEDKAFEDLDTYFWEVIPFGTGGRRGLMSELGSATINERTIAESAHGLAAYYKKFSGQETGKAAIAHDSRINSSKFARIAASVLAAHGLTVYFFKTSRSTPELSFAVRQLGCDVGAMITASHNPPRTMGSKPTGPPVGRFCRHTTRELLTKSIRRQKFLSSILTPRLNRERSN from the coding sequence ATGAACCAGCCGTCCCCTTCTATCACTCCCAAGCAGGCACTCGACCTGGCTCAGAATGCTGTCTCAGAAAAACAGCTTTCCGAATCCGCTTTCGAAAATCTCAAACGCTGGGTTACTGAACCTCAGTATGCCAGCTATCAGCCGGCACTGCTCCAGTTGATTGAAGATAAAGCCTTTGAAGATCTCGATACCTACTTCTGGGAAGTGATCCCGTTTGGAACCGGTGGACGTCGGGGGCTGATGAGTGAGCTGGGTTCGGCGACGATCAACGAGCGGACGATTGCCGAGTCGGCACATGGACTGGCCGCGTATTACAAAAAATTCTCGGGACAGGAAACAGGTAAGGCCGCGATTGCCCATGACTCGCGCATCAATTCCTCGAAATTCGCCCGCATTGCAGCCAGTGTGCTGGCCGCCCATGGTCTGACGGTTTACTTTTTCAAGACATCCCGTTCCACGCCGGAACTCTCTTTTGCGGTTCGTCAGCTGGGCTGTGACGTCGGGGCCATGATCACTGCCTCGCACAATCCCCCTCGGACAATGGGTTCAAAGCCTACTGGTCCACCGGTGGGCAGGTTCTGCCGCCACACGACCAGGGAATTATTGACGAAGTCTATCAGGCGACAGAAATTCCTGTCGTCGATTTTGACACCGCGGTTGAACAGGGAGCGATCCAACTGA
- a CDS encoding Hsp70 family protein, which translates to MKFVEGQTVGIDLGTTYSAIAQLDNDGNPISLKNTDGRSITPSVVLLGEEGRVVVGPSFERTAIEDDPSRIIEAVKRHMGDDHFYVVYQEKKLTAEFLSALILKKMKQDAEKDIGAITNAVITVPYYFNDVRRKATQDAGRIAGLNVIDIINEPTAATLAYAWKRNELGNPDAMPDGERTILVYDLGGGTFDVTIVRYSPTQFRVLATDGDVMLGGLDWSQRIVDHVAEQFKKKFGSDPREDPVTMRTCVQECEDAKRELSQKAQAPVSIYHKGNTLTVALTRGDFERMTADLLQRTRDTTELVMQQAGVEKGELDDVVLVGGSTLMPVVEEMLKTVCGREPSRSMNPEEAVAQGAAIHAAILEARATGGESRMAQAVNKRLRNVSTADVNSHSLGVKITDPNDRTRKINHIMIKRNTEIPASVSQKFVTTSDNQQRIHVIILEGEASDPDACTTIGDFRILNLPPNLPKGSPVEVTYRYDANGRIHASARELTGNNESATEIVRDSGLDSEGIDRFEVLARDYVVE; encoded by the coding sequence ATGAAGTTTGTTGAAGGCCAGACTGTTGGCATCGACCTCGGAACCACATATTCCGCCATCGCCCAACTCGACAATGACGGGAATCCGATTTCCCTGAAAAACACGGACGGCCGCTCGATTACACCTTCGGTAGTTCTGCTGGGAGAAGAGGGACGCGTCGTCGTCGGCCCCTCGTTCGAACGGACGGCGATCGAAGACGATCCCTCCCGCATCATCGAAGCAGTCAAACGCCATATGGGCGACGATCACTTTTACGTCGTCTATCAGGAAAAGAAGCTGACCGCGGAATTCCTGTCAGCGTTGATCCTGAAGAAAATGAAACAGGATGCGGAAAAAGACATCGGTGCGATCACCAATGCTGTCATCACCGTGCCCTATTACTTCAATGACGTTCGTCGTAAAGCCACTCAGGACGCCGGCCGGATTGCCGGGCTGAACGTGATTGACATCATCAACGAACCAACAGCAGCCACCCTGGCCTATGCCTGGAAACGGAACGAGCTGGGTAATCCCGATGCCATGCCTGACGGCGAACGCACCATTCTGGTTTACGACCTAGGGGGTGGTACATTCGACGTCACAATCGTCCGCTATTCACCGACACAGTTCCGCGTACTGGCAACCGACGGGGACGTGATGCTCGGTGGTCTGGACTGGAGTCAGCGAATCGTGGACCACGTCGCGGAACAGTTCAAGAAAAAGTTCGGCAGCGACCCGCGCGAAGATCCCGTCACCATGCGGACCTGCGTGCAGGAGTGTGAAGACGCCAAGCGGGAACTGAGTCAGAAAGCTCAGGCCCCGGTATCAATTTATCACAAAGGAAACACACTGACAGTCGCGTTGACCCGAGGCGATTTCGAACGCATGACCGCCGACCTCCTGCAGCGTACCCGTGACACCACCGAGCTGGTTATGCAGCAGGCAGGTGTCGAAAAAGGGGAACTGGACGACGTCGTGCTGGTGGGTGGTTCAACCCTGATGCCCGTGGTCGAAGAGATGCTTAAGACCGTTTGTGGTCGCGAGCCATCCCGCAGCATGAACCCGGAAGAAGCCGTTGCCCAGGGAGCCGCGATCCATGCGGCAATTCTGGAAGCCCGCGCTACCGGCGGTGAAAGCCGTATGGCCCAGGCAGTTAACAAGCGTCTGCGTAACGTCAGCACGGCTGATGTGAACTCGCACTCGCTGGGTGTGAAGATCACCGATCCCAACGACCGGACTCGGAAGATCAATCACATCATGATCAAACGCAATACCGAAATCCCTGCCAGTGTCAGCCAGAAGTTCGTCACGACTTCAGACAACCAGCAGCGGATTCACGTGATTATTCTGGAAGGGGAAGCCAGTGATCCGGATGCCTGCACCACCATCGGTGACTTCCGCATCCTGAATCTGCCTCCCAACCTTCCGAAAGGTTCTCCGGTAGAAGTCACCTACCGCTATGATGCCAACGGCCGAATTCATGCGTCTGCCCGCGAACTGACCGGGAACAACGAATCGGCAACGGAAATTGTCCGCGATTCCGGGCTGGATTCCGAAGGCATTGACCGCTTCGAAGTTCTAGCCAGAGACTACGTGGTCGAGTAA
- a CDS encoding UbiA family prenyltransferase, whose translation MSDIILGFLLTHNSFEPRLDFGLLLVASAGLYLAGMVFNDVFDRKLDAEERPSRPIPSGRISTRNAAVLGGMLMLAGVGAAQTVGTQSLIVAGLLVVAILGYDVILKKTFLGPVMMGSCRFLNLMLGASAVEREINLWVKPQLRIAAAMGLFIMGLTWFARMEAKQSHRGHLIGGLLVINAGLGGLVWMLATYPWPREINLTMVLAAAGVVILTINRRLVQAILNPAPQNVQIAVKTMLISYVMLNAIMVFVWTTNPAYAILTAALLLPTILLSRWMAVT comes from the coding sequence ATGTCGGACATCATCCTGGGTTTTCTGCTGACGCATAATTCGTTTGAACCGCGGCTGGATTTTGGATTATTATTGGTCGCATCAGCGGGGCTGTACCTCGCAGGGATGGTCTTCAACGATGTCTTCGACCGGAAACTGGATGCTGAAGAACGGCCGTCCCGTCCGATTCCTTCCGGACGCATATCTACTCGGAACGCTGCGGTGCTGGGGGGCATGTTAATGCTGGCCGGTGTCGGGGCTGCCCAGACGGTGGGGACGCAGAGCCTGATTGTCGCCGGCCTGCTGGTCGTCGCGATCCTGGGCTATGACGTGATTCTGAAGAAGACGTTCCTCGGTCCGGTCATGATGGGCAGCTGTCGCTTTCTGAACCTGATGCTCGGGGCCAGTGCGGTGGAACGCGAGATCAATCTGTGGGTCAAACCCCAATTACGCATCGCGGCAGCCATGGGACTCTTCATCATGGGGCTCACCTGGTTTGCCCGGATGGAAGCGAAACAGAGTCATCGCGGTCACCTGATTGGAGGGCTGCTGGTGATTAACGCTGGTCTCGGCGGCCTGGTCTGGATGCTGGCGACCTATCCCTGGCCGCGGGAAATCAATCTGACGATGGTCCTGGCGGCGGCAGGTGTGGTGATTCTGACCATCAACCGGCGGCTGGTGCAGGCCATTCTGAACCCCGCACCCCAGAACGTGCAGATCGCCGTCAAGACCATGCTCATCTCTTACGTGATGCTGAATGCGATCATGGTCTTTGTCTGGACAACCAACCCTGCCTACGCGATTCTGACAGCGGCGTTGCTGCTGCCCACGATCCTGCTCTCCCGCTGGATGGCGGTCACCTGA
- a CDS encoding GspE/PulE/PilB domain-containing protein produces the protein MAIDVYKEWLGIPEGERPPHHYDLLRLVKFEDDEEKIRAHYKKLNNHVRKYAAGKYSNESQELLNELAKAMLCLTDPERKREYDESLGREFDEDELTGPQSVEQVLVEQGHITKEQAAELKGFADQRGLTMRDAAVQMRLVNAATATQAMARSQGMPYIDLEETQPDNDILLELPQHVAKRNTILPLFIDDDMLLVACADQPTHELEDDLRMRYQVPSRWVLAMPRSINEGIKKYYAAAEESEAEEEVVVEETTSKKSAKAAKPAKKPEKKKPAKGGSQLAPEQLKERKQLSIIFSGWAFIAALLVDQFVLKPYVFSQTWPWPWVLSTLSVPAIAFYWMSGMWKK, from the coding sequence GTGGCAATTGACGTCTACAAGGAATGGCTGGGAATCCCGGAAGGCGAACGTCCTCCACACCACTACGACTTACTGCGTCTGGTCAAATTCGAAGATGATGAAGAGAAGATTCGAGCTCATTACAAGAAGCTGAATAATCACGTTCGAAAATACGCCGCCGGAAAATACTCCAACGAATCTCAGGAACTGCTCAACGAACTGGCCAAGGCCATGCTCTGCCTGACTGACCCGGAGCGGAAACGCGAGTACGACGAAAGCTTGGGCCGCGAGTTTGATGAAGATGAACTCACCGGTCCACAGTCCGTTGAACAGGTACTGGTCGAACAGGGACACATCACCAAAGAGCAGGCAGCCGAGCTCAAAGGTTTTGCAGATCAGCGTGGACTGACCATGCGTGATGCCGCCGTCCAGATGCGATTGGTCAACGCGGCCACCGCCACACAGGCCATGGCTCGCTCCCAGGGCATGCCTTACATCGACCTGGAGGAAACTCAGCCGGATAACGATATTCTTCTCGAACTCCCCCAGCACGTCGCCAAACGAAACACGATTCTGCCGCTGTTCATCGACGATGACATGCTGCTGGTTGCCTGTGCGGATCAACCCACCCACGAACTCGAAGATGACCTGCGGATGCGATACCAGGTTCCCTCTCGCTGGGTTCTCGCGATGCCCCGCTCGATCAACGAGGGGATCAAAAAGTACTACGCAGCCGCCGAAGAGAGCGAAGCAGAAGAAGAAGTAGTAGTAGAAGAGACCACTTCCAAAAAGTCAGCCAAAGCTGCCAAGCCGGCCAAAAAGCCCGAGAAAAAGAAACCCGCGAAGGGTGGAAGTCAACTCGCGCCTGAGCAGCTGAAGGAGAGGAAACAGCTCTCGATCATCTTCAGTGGCTGGGCTTTCATCGCCGCCCTTCTGGTCGATCAGTTTGTTCTGAAACCCTATGTCTTTTCGCAGACCTGGCCTTGGCCTTGGGTGCTCTCCACCCTTTCCGTGCCAGCGATCGCGTTCTACTGGATGTCGGGCATGTGGAAGAAATAA
- a CDS encoding phosphohexomutase domain-containing protein translates to MPPHDQGIIDEVYQATEIPVVDFDTAVEQGAIQLIDEEVAGEYRKCVAEHSHSSARELKGLFTPLHGVGETSVFHVLQHVGFKGIERFEPQCEQDGNFPNVPDQLPNPERDEVYQPAIEQASQTGAEIILASDPDADRLGVCVKNDAGEFVHLTGNQVGALLADYVLRKQQENGSLTSEHYVVETIVTTPLIAAITRSAGARIINNLLVGFKYIAETMDAEGPDKFVFGTEESLGYLAGTYCRDKDAAIGALWACELAAELKSEGKTLLNRLDELYVEHGFHLEGQVSKTCKGSQGNEQIRQLMKAFRSTPPQKMGQLTFTLVRDYADLEIRSLPENTTAETFSKPKGNVLMFEARAEGSPLTVQLGVRPSGTEPKIKFYYFAQAEVSEAGQLAETKASAVATIEEFKQSLMDWIEQTLQTS, encoded by the coding sequence CTGCCGCCACACGACCAGGGAATTATTGACGAAGTCTATCAGGCGACAGAAATTCCTGTCGTCGATTTTGACACCGCGGTTGAACAGGGAGCGATCCAACTGATCGACGAGGAGGTTGCCGGCGAGTATCGCAAGTGCGTCGCCGAGCACAGTCATTCCAGTGCCCGCGAACTGAAAGGGCTTTTCACACCTCTCCACGGTGTAGGAGAAACCTCTGTCTTTCATGTGCTGCAGCACGTTGGCTTCAAAGGCATTGAGCGGTTCGAGCCGCAGTGCGAACAGGACGGCAACTTTCCGAATGTACCTGACCAGCTGCCTAACCCGGAACGGGATGAAGTCTATCAGCCGGCCATCGAGCAGGCATCGCAGACCGGAGCAGAGATCATTCTGGCCAGTGACCCGGATGCGGATCGACTGGGTGTCTGCGTCAAAAACGATGCTGGTGAATTCGTGCATCTGACCGGTAATCAGGTTGGGGCACTGCTCGCCGATTATGTGTTACGCAAACAACAAGAGAATGGAAGCCTGACCTCCGAGCATTATGTTGTGGAGACAATTGTCACCACGCCGCTGATTGCTGCGATCACACGGAGCGCCGGTGCACGGATCATTAACAACCTGCTGGTCGGATTCAAATACATTGCCGAGACAATGGATGCGGAAGGTCCGGACAAATTCGTCTTCGGTACGGAAGAATCGCTGGGTTACCTGGCAGGAACCTACTGTCGCGACAAAGACGCCGCCATTGGTGCCCTCTGGGCCTGTGAACTGGCGGCAGAATTGAAGAGTGAGGGGAAAACCCTGCTCAATCGCCTGGACGAACTCTATGTTGAGCATGGATTTCATCTGGAAGGCCAGGTGTCCAAGACATGCAAGGGGTCGCAAGGTAACGAGCAGATCAGGCAGCTGATGAAGGCGTTTCGCAGCACGCCTCCACAGAAAATGGGGCAGCTGACGTTCACCCTGGTCCGCGATTACGCGGATCTCGAAATTCGTTCATTACCCGAAAATACCACTGCTGAGACCTTTTCTAAACCCAAAGGAAATGTTCTGATGTTTGAAGCGCGGGCCGAAGGCTCGCCGCTGACAGTTCAGCTGGGTGTGCGTCCGTCAGGTACAGAGCCAAAGATCAAGTTCTACTATTTTGCCCAGGCGGAGGTCTCTGAAGCCGGTCAGCTGGCAGAAACCAAAGCGTCCGCGGTGGCGACGATTGAAGAATTCAAGCAGTCACTCATGGACTGGATTGAGCAGACATTACAAACCAGCTGA